A single window of [Limnothrix rosea] IAM M-220 DNA harbors:
- a CDS encoding GNAT family N-acetyltransferase, producing MNSDLSIPQSLSQCQVKGVPYSGEHLLVRPATIEDAPALAMVIVQSFHRYSDVRQWFVPLLRLGIGEDLRYRLRSLPNGHHACFVACLSDSRGSGSMIVGTVEVTVKYLHSRAITPIKMPYISNLAVDPQYRRLGIARQLLNRCEVQVKRWNYSSIALHVLEHNDAAKALYGQCGYHTQYAERQLSSWIFNQPRRLFLQKNLSL from the coding sequence GTGAATTCTGACCTTTCAATTCCACAATCACTTTCTCAATGTCAAGTTAAGGGTGTGCCTTACAGTGGCGAACATTTATTGGTGAGGCCGGCGACAATCGAAGATGCTCCGGCTTTGGCGATGGTGATTGTCCAAAGTTTTCATCGTTATTCTGATGTGCGTCAATGGTTTGTTCCTTTGTTGCGTTTAGGGATTGGGGAAGATTTACGCTACCGATTGCGTTCTTTGCCTAATGGTCACCATGCTTGTTTTGTTGCTTGTCTATCGGATAGTCGTGGTTCTGGCTCGATGATCGTGGGAACGGTTGAAGTTACGGTAAAGTATCTGCATTCGCGGGCGATCACCCCCATCAAAATGCCTTATATTTCAAACCTAGCTGTCGATCCCCAATATCGTCGTTTAGGGATTGCCCGTCAGCTACTCAACCGTTGTGAGGTGCAGGTGAAGCGCTGGAACTACAGTAGTATCGCGTTGCATGTGCTTGAGCATAATGACGCGGCCAAGGCACTTTATGGACAGTGTGGCTATCATACTCAATATGCTGAGCGTCAACTTAGTTCATGGATTTTTAATCAACCGCGGCGTTTGTTTTTGCAAAAAAATTTATCGCTCTGA